GATTCAACCCTATCCTTCTCCGACCACGATTTCGCCCCCAAAATCACGCAGCTGTGCAGCTCCCGCCCGAATTCAGCTCTCCATTTCAGCAACGTCGTCGGATTCTTACCATTCCTGGACGGATTATGCTTGTGATTGCCGTGGCAGGGCAGCCGGAGATGGAGGCCGCGGATTCCTTGGAAATTCTTCAGTATCTGGTTGGGGACGTAGTAGGAGTAGAAATCTAGGTCGTTATTCTCCTCGGGCTTGGGCTTGAGTTTGATCATCTGAGAAATCAGAAGGAAGGGCTTGGTCAACGCTCGGATCACCAGATTTTTGAAGGAACTCTTCCGATCGGAATCCTTGGCGTCGGACTTGTTCGGAGGGATCGGGAGGAAGACTCGATCGACCTGCGGGGCGATGGAGCGGAAGCGCTTGCAGGTGGACATGGACAGGCACAGCGATTTGGCGTCTTGCAATTTGCCGAAAATCGACAAGACGACGTCGTCCGGCAAGCAATCGAAGAAATCGGCGGAATCAATAACAGCTTGTTGGGAGGTGGAATTCATgattgaaattgaagaattagAGTGGAGAAAGTGGGAAGAATTGGTAAGCTTAaattggggaagaagaagTTGAATTGGCGGTTAAGGGTTGGGTTGAGTTTGGGGATAAGATagttgtagagagagagagatggtgGGGCCACGCCTATcatatgaattttctttgCTACTTCCTATAAATATACACACTGGTTTTTACTTTATAGTATGCGTATGAAGCcaaagattgaagattcataGTAATAccgtatttcatttttactatttatttggttattttaaaaagtatagcACATGCTCACTTGTATattctctttgttttttagGAGTAGTACACTACTACTCCGTTTACATTTTTGTAGGTTACAGAATTCTTGCCaaatataatgaatatttatgatattattaccATACAGAATTAgcacaatatattttttttcctatttaatcGATGTTACCGCACTGGaaaacatgaaatataaaaacgTAACTTCGATTTTAaacatgtatatttttttaataaaattgcaataGAATATAGTCAAATTTACAATTGGATATAGTCCAAACTAGagatgcccaaggtttacAGTTCGAGCAGTTAACCACGAAACTGAAACCGTGAGATTTAAATGAAACCTAACCTGTCACTTTTGAGACTATGGGTCGGGTTGGGTTCCAAAATTTCAGAACCGAAATGGTGCCGAAACCACCGGTTCCGTAGCCAAAAAACTGTGCCGGAAACCGACAATTTGAAATCGTGAAAAGTCATTAAAATATCGTCAATTCGAAACTGAAACCGTAATTGCAAAACACCCTTGTTGTTCGGTTTTGATTCtgcaatttttaaaaccgaaACTAGCGGTTCCAGACTGTTTATGCTGATTCCAGAACTATGGGCATCTATAGTCCAAACATAATAACTTGTTTTTCGTTGAAATCGCAAAGGTTTTGACTTTTGACCTAAATGTATTAGtggagtactactaattagGAAGGTCAATAGTGGGAAGCGTGTGATAGAAAAGGTGATTGGCTAAACAAAGGTGCCACGTGGAGGCCTTATCTAGATGTTTGTTTATTGCTTGACTAATGGATAGAACACCAAATTTGATAGACCGCCTACTTTTTGGTCGTAACTGAATTAAGTTAAGATTGCACATTTTTCTTGAGTATTAAAGATCACATACATGCCCATGCCCCACTAACCCTACCAAACGAAACAACATATTTGATCACCAATTGCCCACAGTTTCGTTCATATCTTTG
The nucleotide sequence above comes from Salvia hispanica cultivar TCC Black 2014 chromosome 5, UniMelb_Shisp_WGS_1.0, whole genome shotgun sequence. Encoded proteins:
- the LOC125189134 gene encoding F-box protein At1g30200-like, whose amino-acid sequence is MNSTSQQAVIDSADFFDCLPDDVVLSIFGKLQDAKSLCLSMSTCKRFRSIAPQVDRVFLPIPPNKSDAKDSDRKSSFKNLVIRALTKPFLLISQMIKLKPKPEENNDLDFYSYYVPNQILKNFQGIRGLHLRLPCHGNHKHNPSRNGKNPTTLLKWRAEFGRELHSCVILGAKSWSEKDRVESSEEEASSSRVMADDELKLRIVWTISCLIAASARHYLMQETVKGLKMIESVVVSDESDQGRLCMNKEQIEEIRQSSKVKGDDETTVESRSRVPALRMKMWYLDRLEVPGSGKVMEGATLVVIKPAGGGEDEAKKGRSDAEMVADAFEGEGEGKVIGEAVRKLMVAKKCYVLEMNSF